In one window of Mauremys reevesii isolate NIE-2019 linkage group 22, ASM1616193v1, whole genome shotgun sequence DNA:
- the ARHGAP35 gene encoding rho GTPase-activating protein 35 isoform X2 yields MMMMARKQDVRIPTYNINVVGLSGTEKEKGQCGIGKSCLCNRFVRPSADDFHLDHTSVLSTSDFGGRVVNNDHFLYWGEVVRPLEDCVDCKMHIVEQTEFIDDQTFQPHRSTALQPYIKRAAATKLASAEKLMYFCTDQLGLEQDFEQKQMPDGKLLIDGFLLCIDVSRGMNRNFDDQLKFISNLYNQLAKTKKPIVVVLTKCDEGVERYIRDAHTFALSKKNLQVVETSARSNVNVDLAFSTLVQLIDKSRGKTKIIPYFEALKQQSQQIAASKDKYEWLVSRIVKNHNETWSNVSRKMQSSPEYLEYVYLEGTQKAKKLFLQHIHRLKQEHIERRRKMYLAALPLAFDALIPNLDEIDHLSCIKVEKLLETKPDFLKWFVVLDETPWDATSHIDNMENECIPFDLMETLPAEQLYEAHLEKLRNEKKRAEMRRAFKENLETSPFITPGKPWEEARSFIMNEEFYIWLEESVYVDIYCKHQKQIIEKAKEEFQELLLEYSELFYELELDAKPSKEKMGVIQEVLGEEQRFKALQKLQAERDALILKHIHFVYHPTKETCPSCPGCIDSKIEQLISSRFIRQSERNQKNLLSDSNIDRINLVILGKDGLARELANEIRALCTNDDKYVIDGKMYELSLRPIEGNVRLPVNSFQTPTFQPHGCLCLYNSKESLSYVVESIEKSRESTLGRRDNHLVHLPLTLILVNKRGDTSGETLHSLIQQGQQIASKLQCVFLDPASAGIGYGRNINEKQISQVLKGLLDSKRNLNLVSSTSSIKDLADVDLRIVMCLLCGDPFNADDILLPILQSQTCRPSQCGSSNSVLLELPIGPHKRRIELSILSYHSSFSIRKSRLVHGYIVVFSAKRKASLAMLRAFLCEVQDIIPIQIVALTDGSIDILDNDLSREQLTEGQEIAQEIDGKFTTIPCSPPQHKLEIFHSFFKDVVEKKNIIEATHMYDNAAEACSTTEEVFNSPRAGSPHCNSNLQDSEEDTEPPSYSPFREDPSMPTLPKDHSKLSMELLEGNDGLSVFSVMSTFESKLNNKVPPPVKPKPPVHFDITKGDLSYLEQGHRDGQRKSVSSSSWLPTDSFDPSDYAEPMDAVVKPRNEEENIYSVPHDSTQGKIITIRNINKTQSNGSGNGSDSEMDTSSLERGRKVSVVSKPVLYRTRCARLGRFASYRTSFSVGSDDELGPIRKKEEDQTSQGYKGDNVVIPYESADGEDPRRRNILRSLRRTTKKPKPKPRPSITKTPWESNYFGVPLSTVVTPEKPIPIFIERCIEYIEATGNWVRSEWFCGHGTVTMLISYCGYHCFPT; encoded by the coding sequence ATGATGATGATGGCAAGAAAGCAAGATGTTCGTATTCCCACCTACAACATTAATGTGGTGGGATTGTCCGGGACGGAGAAGGAGAAGGGGCAGTGTGGCATTGGGAAGTCTTGCCTCTGCAATCGGTTTGTGCGGCCTAGTGCAGATGACTTTCATTTGGACCACACTTCAGTTCTCAGCACCAGTGACTTTGGAGGAAGGGTTGTCAATAATGATCACTTTCTGTACTGGGGGGAAGTTGTGCGTCCCCTGGAGGATTGCGTGGACTGTAAAATGCATATTGTGGAACAGACTGAATTTATTGATGACCAGACTTTTCAGCCACATCGTAGCACGGCCCTGCAGCCCTATATCAAAAGGGCGGCTGCAACCAAACTTGCATCAGCTGAAAAGCTCATGTACTTTTGCACTGATCAGCTAGGGCTGGAACAGGACtttgaacaaaaacaaatgcCAGATGGAAAGTTACTGATTGATGGCTTTCTTCTCTGCATCGATGTTAGTAGAGGTATGAACAGGAACTTTGATGATCAACTTAAGTTTATTTCAAATCTTTACAATCAActagcaaaaacaaaaaagcccatTGTGGTGGTCCTGACGAAGTGTGATGAAGGAGTGGAGCGGTACATTAGAGATGCACATACTTTTGCCTTAAGCAAAAAGAACCTCCAGGTTGTGGAGACATCTGCTAGATCCAATGTGAACGTTGACCTGGCTTTCAGCACTTTAGTGCAGCTAATTGATAAAAGTAGGGGGAAGACTAAAATTATCCCCTACTTTGAAGCTTTGAAACAGCAGAGCCAACAGATAGCTGCTTCAAAAGATAAGTATGAATGGCTGGTTAGCCGCATTGTCAAAAACCATAATGAAACATGGTCAAATGTCAGCCGAAAGATGCAGTCCTCTCCAGAATATCTGGAGTACGTGTATTTGGAAGGAACACAGAAAGCCAAGAAGCTGTTCCTACAACATATCCATCGCCTCAAGCAGGAGCATATAGAGCGCAGAAGAAAGATGTATCTTGCTGCTCTTCCTCTAGCATTTGATGCTCTTATTCCTAATCTGGATGAAATAGATCACCTGAGCTGCATAAAAGTAGAGAAGTTATTGGAGACTAAGCCAGATTTCTTAAAATGGTTTGTTGTTCTTGATGAGACCCCTTGGGATGCTACTAGCCATATAGACAACATGGAAAATGAATGCATTCCTTTTGACCTGATGGAGACTCTGCCTGCAGAGCAACTTTATGAAGCTCACTTAGAAAAGCTGAGAAATGAGAAGAAAAGAGCAGAAATGAGAAGGGCTTTCAAAGAAAATCTGGAGACTTCCCCTTTCATAACACCTGGAAAACCATGGGAAGAGGCTCGTAGTTTTATTATGAATGAGGAATTTTACATATGGCTGGAGGAATCTGTCTATGTGGATATCTACTGCAAACACCAAAAACAAATTATAGAAAAGGCAAAGGAGGAGTTTCAGGAACTGCTTCTGGAATATTCAGAATTGTTTTATGAGCTGGAGCTTGATGCTAAACCTAGCAAAGAGAAAATGGGTGTCATTCAAGAGGTTTTAGGCGAAGAGCAAAGATTTAAAGCTTTACAAAAGCTGCAAGCTGAGCGAGACGCCCTTATTTTGAAGCACATCCATTTTGTGTATCACCCAACTAAGGAAACTTGTCCTAGCTGCCCAGGTTGTATAGACTCTAAAATTGAGCAGTTGATCAGTTCCAGGTTTATAAGACAATCTGAGCGCAATCAGAAAAACTTGCTTTCTGATTCCAATATAGATAGGATCAATCTAGTTATTCTTGGCAAAGATGGTCTTGCACGTGAACTGGCAAATGAGATTCGAGCTCTGTGTACAAATGATGACAAGTATGTGATAGATGGTAAAATGTATGAACTTTCCTTGAGACCAATTGAGGGTAATGTCCGACTTCCTGTTAATTCTTTTCAGACACCAACATTTCAGCCACACGGTTGTCTCTGCCTTTATAATTCGAAGGAATCTCTATCTTACGTTGTGGAAAGTATTGAAAAGAGTAGAGAGTCCACCCTTGGCAGAAGGGACAATCACTTGGTTCATCTTCCTCTGACACTAATACTGGTTAACAAGAGAGGGGACACCAGTGGAGAAACGCTGCATAGCTTAATACAACAAGGTCAACAGATTGCCAGTAAACTACAGTGTGTCTTTCTTGACCCCGCTTCTGCTGGAATTGGATATGGCCGTAACATTAATGAAAAGCAAATCAGTCAAGTTTTGAAAGGATTACTGGACTCGAAGCGTAACTTAAATCTTGTAAGTTCTACATCTAGCATCAAAGATTTAGCAGATGTTGACCTTCGAATTGTTATGTGTTTGTTGTGTGGAGATCCTTTTAATGCAGATGACATCCTTCTACCTATCCTTCAGTCCCAAACCTGCAGACCTTCCCAGTGTGGCAGTAGTAACTCAGTTCTACTTGAACTACCAATAGGACCACACAAAAGACGGATAGAACTGTCCATCCTTTCATACCATTCCTCATTCAGCATTAGGAAAAGCCGGTTAGTCCATGGGTACATTGTGGTTTTTTCAGCAAAACGTAAGGCATCCTTGGCTATGTTACGTGCCTTTCTTTGTGAAGTGCAGGATATTATCCCCATTCAAATTGTGGCACTCACAGATGGCTCAATAGACATTCTAGACAATGACTTAAGTCGAGAACAGCTGACTGAGGGACAGGAGATTGCCCAAGAAATTGATGGAAAGTTTACGACAATACCCTGTAGCCCACCTCAACACAAACTTGAGATCTTTCACTCATTCTTTAAAGATGTGgtggagaaaaaaaatataattgaAGCCACTCATATGTATGATAATGCTGCTGAAGCATGCAGCACAACGGAAGAAGTGTTTAATTCACCTCGGGCTGGCTCACCTCATTGTAATTCAAACCTTCAGGATTCAGAAGAAGACACGGAGCCACCATCTTACAGCCCATTTAGAGAGGACCCATCCATGCCCACTTTGCCCAAAGATCATTCTAAACTTTCAATGGAACTACTGGAGGGGAATGATGGTCTGTCTGTCTTTTCTGTTATGAGCACTTTCGAAAGCAAGCTGAACAACAAAGTACCTCCTCCAGTGAAACCAAAGCCCCCTGTACACTTTGACATTACAAAGGGGGATCTGTCTTATTTGGAACAAGGGCATAGAGATGGacagaggaagtctgtgtcaTCTAGTAGTTGGCTGCCTACGGATAGTTTTGACCCTTCTGATTATGCAGAACCTATGGATGCTGTGGTCAAACCGAGGAATGAGGAGGAAAATATATACTCTGTGCCTCATGACAGCACCCAAGGCAAAATCATCACCATTCGTAATATTAACAAAACTCAGTCTAATGGCAGTGGTAATGGTTCAGACAGTGAAATGGACACAAGCTCTCTGGAACGTGGTCGAAAGGTGTCTGTTGTTAGTAAACCTGTGTTGTATCGGACAAGATGTGCAAGACTTGGGAGATTTGCcagttacagaaccagtttcagTGTAGGAAGCGATGATGAGTTGGGGCCCATTAGGAAGAAAGAAGAAGACCAGACATCCCAAGGATATAAGGGGGATAATGTTGTTATTCCGTATGAAAGTGCAGATGGAGAAGATCCAAGGAGAAGGAACATTTTACGAAGCTTGAGAAGGACAACAAAG